ACTTGGTGATTGATGTCTTTGATTTGAAATTTCctgaaacaaaatgaaacaaatatcaaTAACAACAATGAGAATAATGACAAATACAAAGAGTAGAGAGTAgagactatatagtatatacttaAACTAAccattcaaagttcaaactataAAGATCATCTGGGTGACTCATTCTCAAGATTAGCTGTCCAAATGCGTGAATTCAGGTTCAtactctataaaaaaaaatgtaaaccgtaagaacaatcaaaatcatattcAAAATTGTAGAAAGagttaaacaataaaaataaaacttacctCTCAAAAGTTCATCATCATGCTCAACTTCCGAAAGCAAATGTTCTACTGTGGAGACTCCTTTTTCATTGATATAAATTTCAGCTTTTAGCCATTGCTCGGTGCAGATCAACACTTCTATCATTTTGTGTGTTAAACAGCTCCTATACGGTTCTAAAATTCTACCACTAGTGCTAAACGCAGATTCAGAGGCTACTGAAGACACTTGCATTGCAAGTATGTCCTTAGCAATTAGAGACAAAATCGGATACTTCCCACTGTTAACCTTCCACCAAGATAACAAATCATATTTTGTACCTTTAAGAATACTTGGTTTCTCCACATTATCTTTCAAGTAAATTTCCAACTCATTAGAGGAGCTGTAAATTACCTTTTCCATCAGCATCTCATCAAATACGTTTTCCATGTCAACAATATCTGCTTTCTGACAAAAATCCGGTGTAACTTGCTCTCGGGTCTGCGAATGGGAAGATGATCCATGTGACTGAGAAGATGAACCAGTCTTGTTTAGTAAACTGTTTCTACTATACTCATCATACAAGTCCTTCAAGATACTATTCAAATCAGCTAAAAGATGCACAGACTCCATACTGCCTTTCCCATACAAAGCATCGAAACACTGCTCagcaaattttgttttctttctaggatcaaaaaCACTTGCTACTATCACCAGCCTATTCATTTCAACTTGATCTCCAAATGGATCCCAATACTTTGCCAACTTTGTTAACATAGACAAAGCTTTCTTTTTCAAAGGGTCTTCAGGATTTGTACTTGTAGTTAACTCACTCAGGTTCTTAGTAACAGAAACTATCTCATTGTAGAGTTTATGAGAGGCAACCGTATTTGAAGCAGAAAGAACCAATGTGGACTTATAAAATATGACAAGAGTAGAAACCAACCTCTCAACTTCATCAAAATCAGATGGCATTGGTGGTCCAATCCTTTTCGTTCCATCCACCTTTTCTAGAAAGTAATCGTTATACACTTTATCTTCAGCCTCCATCCTCTCAAATGCCAACCTAAACTTCAAAGCTTGATCTAACATGAGGTAAGTCGAGTTCCATCTTGTTTTCACATCCAAAGGTACACTTCCCCTTTTAATCTTCACTGCCTCAAGTCGCAAATCAAATGTTTTGAGTCTGTTTGTTGTAGCTCTCACATACTGAATACCATTTCGAATTCTAGCCACACTATTGTCGACCTCTTGTAAACCTTCTCTCACAACCAAATTCAATATGTGCGTAGCACACCTCAAATGCATATACTTACCTTTCAATATCAATGCATCATCTCCAATGTTCTTCATAGCTTTCTTAAATTTAGTCATAGCAGAACTATTTGCTGTAGCATTATCTACTGTGATGCAGAACACTTTCTATATATCCCACTCGACTAGACACTGAAGGAGAACATTATAGATTGTTTCACCCTTATGATCATCAACACTCTTGAATCCTATGACCATCTTCCTTAACTTCCACATAGCATCCACAAAATGAGCAGTTATTACCATATAACTCGCTCCAGTAGTTGTTGAAACCCATATGTCCGTAGTCAATGACAACCTCTGTTGGTTCTGCCCAAGAATCTTCTTCATAGCTGCTTTCTTATTGACATAAATCTCCATAATATCTCTCGATGCTGTCCTCCTAGAATGAGGTTTATACATTTGAGCCTTGGAGCAGAAATGTCTCCAACCCAAGCACTCTACAAATGATAAGGGTAGCTCTGCAAGTACTATCAACTCATTGGTAGCCTCTCTAAATATTGCTTCTGAAACTTTAACTGCCCTAAGACTACCACCAGCACCATCAGAAGTAAAAACAGTTTGAGTTGGATCATTACCGTTAGCATCTTTCCATACCTTGTATTGTTTGCAGAACAATTTGAGATGCTTCTTCATTGTAGAAGTCCCATTTTTAGTCTCACAAGCCAAGTTTCTCCCACAGTAATGGCATTCGCATTTGTCCTGCTTTGGTCCCTTCTTGGTGAAGTGATCCCAAACCCATGATCTTGTGTTCATCTTCTTACCAGAACTATTACCTCCTCCATCGTCACTaactctctctttcctcttcctcttattTTCAGACCAAGAGTTTGAACATCATCATCGGATTCAGAATCGGATCCACTTAGTTCAACTTCAACATTATCATCGGGAGGATTTGGCTCAGAAGAAGACGCCATCTgcattttaaaaacacaaacaaaccaattaATCTTTACTCTTTAGAATCGTAAATCAAttgattaagaaaattacaaaaccaGTAACAACTATGaactaacaacaacacaagagatgacaaaattagtaacaaatctaaaacaaaacaagaagatgacAATCAAATCTAGTAACAATCTAGAGATAAAAATCAACTAAATAATCTAATTAGTAATGTCGAGAAATCGTTTAACAAAAAGCAATTACCAATTAGCAATCAAATTTAGCAATCGATTTTAACACAAATCAATTcaaaaatctaattttgtttgtCGTTTGAATCAAAAGAATAACAGAactgagagaaagaagaagaaccctaaaaaatcaGAAGTCATACCTCTGAGTGATTTCGCGACAAGGCTGACGGTGGTGAGTTTATCTCCTTCGACGGCGATGATAAGGTCTCCGCGGAGTTAGAAGCAGGTAGGGTTTCCAGGTTTGTCTCTGGAATTTAGAATAGATGAAAAATTTATATCGAATCAAAACTCGAGAGATTTTAGGAAACTCAATCGACAAagaattacaaaacaaaaggtaaCCCTAATACTTTAAATGCTTCATATGTCGAGAGAGTGTTATGTTGCTCGGTCCGTGGGTACCCGAatgggtatcgggtattacccaaCCCTAACCCAAACCCACGGGTTCtggaaaatagaacccaatagggttttatagcTATACCCGAACCCACCCCGAACCCAGTTTTTCGGGTTGGGTTCCGGGTTGGGTAATCGGGTTCGGATTTTATGCCCAGGGCTACCAATTCCTTTAACTGGAACTCTCTCACCATTAGCTATAATCACATTTCCATTGGCCGgtttaatttcactaattaGCCTAGAgtcactaatcatatgatgCGAAGCTCTGGAATCAACTATAAgcggtttagtttgatttaaaGCAAGATAGGAGTTACCGGAGTTCTCTTTGAGGGCCTTAATGAGAGCATCGAGGTCAGACTTCCTCACTATGTTAGAGTTGGCGGCCAGGGCGGTTCTGTTCACATCCGAGACTCGCTAGTTTGGCTCGGCACTCGGCTGCTCCATGGTCGCTTGATGTGCTCTTGGGGCTCCACGATTGTTCATCGACCGGTTAGCTCGAAGATGTGGATGGAGAATCCAGCACTGATTCTTGAAATGACCCGGCTTCTTGCAATGATTACACACTGGAGGATTCTTGTCTTCACCTCGATAGTAGCCCTTGTTAGTGGTCGCTACTTCAGCCTTGTTAGCGGTTACAAGCTCCCCCTTGCTTCCAAACAGCCCCATGGAGCCATGCTCCTTTTGAATCTGGCTGCATACATCCTCTAGGCTAGGAAGCTTGTCCGACCTCAAAATATGTTTGATGAGGTCATTGTAGGACGAATTCAGTGTGAGATGAAGGCCaaacaccttgtcttgctcTCGCCTTTCGTTCAGTATGGTTGGATCGAGTGTGGCTGGCCTAAGCATCTCAAGCTCAGCCCAAAGAGACCTAAACTTTCCaaagtgtttggtgaactccatgtcttcttggcttAGGTTGTTGATAGCCCTTTGATCTCAAATACTCGGTTTAAATTGGTGGTATTGCCAAACACATTTTGCAATGTGTCCCATAGATCCTTATCCGTCTCGCAATATGAGTATGCCTCGAGTATTGGAGCATCAAGAGAGTTTTGGATGATAGCAAGcacactttggtcttcttgaaaccacttgtCTTCACCGCTTGTGACCGCTTCTTTGCCGTCTTTGGTCGGCTCTTCCTTGGGAGCCTCACTTGTGGTAATATGGGTCCAAAGCCCTCGGCCGCATAGTgccgtctttgtggttcttgcccACAACAAGTAGTTCTCTCatttgagagtaactggaacaatcaaggtcTTGGTCCCTTCCATGGAGATTTGTCTGCTGGTCAATAGTATTACCCAACGGTTAAAGAGAAAAGACTTTTGcgaatgaagaagaagtagaaagagaagaaggagcGAAAGTGAGTGATGAACGTAGGTTTTAGAATGAGGAGCAACAagactctgataccatgtaagtttagaaacaaagagagaataaaCGGTTTGAGTGTAGAACAAGAGAGTTTAGTTTGATCGAGAAAGAGTATGCAAGTGAGAGTGTAAGAGagaaagtgtagaagaagaaaataacttcttacttgatttagtTCATGGTTACAATCCTAATATAGACATAAAGCTAGAGAATATTTTATACAAGATGCTACACGATTTACATGATGAAAGTGACCTCTAGGACTCTTAACACAACATGTGACTAATGGTTGACTTCTCTCCTCCCACTTGCTTCAAGACGCCAACGGTTATATGAGAAGGATCTAGAGACAATGCTTGAACCTCACATAAGTCTTGTAAGGCTTCGAGTGGGCTTCTACACAAGGTTGTACA
The Camelina sativa cultivar DH55 chromosome 15, Cs, whole genome shotgun sequence DNA segment above includes these coding regions:
- the LOC104748822 gene encoding zinc finger BED domain-containing protein RICESLEEPER 2-like; translation: MTKFKKAMKNIGDDALILKGKYMHLRCATHILNLVVREGLQEVDNSVARIRNGIQYVRATTNRLKTFDLRLEAVKIKRGSVPLDVKTRWNSTYLMLDQALKFRLAFERMEAEDKVYNDYFLEKVDGTKRIGPPMPSDFDEVERLVSTLVIFYKSTLVLSASNTVASHKLYNEIVSVTKNLSELTTSTNPEDPLKKKALSMLTKLAKYWDPFGDQVEMNRLVIVASVFDPRKKTKFAEQCFDALYGKGSMESVHLLADLNSILKDLYDEYSRNSLLNKTGSSSQSHGSSSHSQTREQVTPDFCQKADIVDMENVFDEMLMEKVIYSSSNELEIYLKDNVEKPSILKGTKYDLLSWWKVNSGKYPILSLIAKDILAMQVSSVASESAFSTSGRILEPYRSCLTHKMIEVLICTEQWLKAEIYINEKGVSTVEHLLSEVEHDDELLRGVVRVSVRVFVEFGILRPVKFLDKEVPRVTYMFLKT